In Plodia interpunctella isolate USDA-ARS_2022_Savannah chromosome 1, ilPloInte3.2, whole genome shotgun sequence, one DNA window encodes the following:
- the LOC128671162 gene encoding zinc finger and SCAN domain-containing protein 2-like isoform X1 has translation MEVYLYNSTVCRLCGEENDNGTLLYSCEENNQTLSEIVNTYLPIKVLDDGQLPRTICPGCTIQLEATVEFLNLIIKGQKILRELHSQEKEYKKNIEFNNSTESNVITENIVYEINTSDGVYQVEHPIALQVEGLEKPKRKRGRPPKKLKSPEELAQEAAAKEQEIIAVKNDTEELSGKRRRKTPTRFREAVQGKELDRIFKEEGVTDGEESDNDTKPDIEPAARVPVSKEPEVIGHLEDSGELVVVVKGKGRGRPKGRMKQTREECAICGMQFSCVGRYMSHVAQHGPVVYQCPQCRGSFSTRLTFTEHQQATGHQGRNVLPCNAKTEQTQEGPQAEAPQVQEAADLPPVDNLISNVMASTSLPSLDPQPEIDIVEEEIEVTLTPEDPLTLNESATVDITPEKNEQNEQGKAGTAAKPRLKCNHCDKTFSNKQSKSMHIKATHQGERAYACASCGARFAYPRSLALHALAHRRARARGFACDLCGKVLNHPSSVVYHKEAEHAGQRYVCNKCGKSFKHKQLLQRHQLVHSQLRPYVCKTCNASFKTKANLINHQLLHSGVKKFSCEICKHKFAHKTSLTLHMRWHTGQKPYSCTICGKSFSQKGNLSEHLRIHTGEKPYHCALCPRRFTTSSQHRLHARRHQPEHAYKCQHYPKRVSSRTRPDAERRTRSLGADSKQTNKQISLLVDKNQTQKEEEEVEMEEEERVIYVTYDVEDSNEPAFTILDPEQAESMEESKVVSTCELYPSLLMPALAHEVDLADHSDAEQTPQPAAAADALQLSLAAGGRALRLLSARGDSIPLEIAPYHHLQEVEEDTEETIVHQLSLQKTVQTDGSSPVTHYFTIV, from the exons ATGGAAGTCTATCTCTATAATTCTACGGTTTGCAGATTATGTGGAGAAGAAAATGATAATGGCACATTACTTTATTCATgtgaagaaaataatcaaactttaagtgaaattgtaaatacatatCTGCCTATCAAG gtattggACGATGGACAATTGCCTCGCACAATCTGTCCTGGTTGTACCATCCAGTTGGAAGCCACTGTAGAGTTCCTGAACCTTATCATCAAAGGCCAA aaaatattaaGAGAACTCCATTCTCAAGAAAAGGAGTACAAGAAGAATATAGAATTCAACAATTCTACAGAGTCCAATGTTATTACTGAGAACATTGTATATGAAA TAAATACAAGTGATGGAGTGTATCAAGTGGAGCATCCCATTGCCCTCCAAGTGGAAGGGCTGGAGAAGCCGAAACGCAAGAGAGGCAGGCCTCCAAAGAAGCTCAAGAGTCCCGAGGAGCTGGCACAGGAGGCCGCTGCGAAGGAACAAGAAATTATTGCGGTGAAAAATGATACTGAAGAGCTCTCCGGCAAGAGGAGAAGGAAAACTCCTACTAGGTTTAGAGAAGCTGTAcag GGCAAAGAACTAGATCGTATATTCAAAGAAGAGGGAGTGACAGACGGGGAGGAGAGCGACAATGACACCAAGCCTGACATAGAACCGGCAGCCAGAGTGCCCGTGTCGAAGGAACCGGAAGTTATCGGCCACTTGGAGGACTCCGGGGAACTTGTGGTGGTTGTTAAAGGCAAGGGGCGCGGGAGACCTAAGG GCCGAATGAAGCAAACCCGCGAAGAGTGTGCCATCTGTGGCATGCAGTTCTCGTGCGTGGGCCGCTACATGTCCCACGTGGCCCAGCACGGGCCCGTGGTGTACCAGTGCCCGCAGTGCCGAGGCAGCTTCAGCACGAGGCTCACCTTCACGGAGCACCAGCAGGCCACGGGGCACCAGGGCCGGAACGTCTTACCCTGCAATGCT AAGACTGAACAAACCCAAGAGGGTCCTCAGGCTGAAGCCCCACAAGTCCAGGAGGCCGCAGACCTGCCGCCCGTGGACAACCTGATCAGCAACGTGATGGCTTCCACCAGCCTCCCCAGCCTGGACCCTCAGCCGGAGATTGATATTGTTGAGGAGGAGATTGAGGTGACCTTGACCCCTGAGGACCCTTTAACACTCAACG AATCTGCAACGGTGGACATTACTCCAGAGAAGAATGAGCAGAATGAACAAGGGAAAGCGGGCACTGCAGCCAAGCCGAGGTTGAAGTGCAATCACTGTGATAAGACATTCAGCAATAAGCAGAGCAAGTCTATGCATATTAAG GCGACGCACCAAGGCGAGCGAGCGTACGCGTGCGCGTCGTGCGGCGCGCGGTTCGCGTACCCGCGCTCGCTGGCGCTGCACGCGCTCGCGCaccgccgcgcgcgcgcccgcggcttcgcctgcgacCTCTGCGGCAAG GTCCTGAACCACCCGTCGTCGGTGGTGTACCACAAGGAAGCTGAGCACGCGGGGCAGCGCTACGTGTGCAACAAGTGCGGGAAGTCGTTCAAACACAAGCAGCTGCTGCAGCGGCACCAGCTGGTGCACTCGCAGCTGCGGCCCTACGTATGTAAG ACATGTAACGCGTCGTTCAAGACGAAAGCGAATCTCATAAACCACCAGCTGCTGCACTCGGGCGTCAAGAAGTTCTCCTGCGAGATCTGCAAACACAAGTTCGCGCACAAAACAAGTCTCACTTTACACATGAGGTGGCATACAG GTCAAAAACCGTACTCCTGCACGATATGCGGCAAGAGTTTCAGCCAGAAGGGCAACCTGTCCGAACACCTGCGCATACACACGGGCGAGAAGCCATACCACTGTGCGTTGTGTCCGCGGCGCTTCACAACCTCGTCACAGCACAGGCTCCACGCCAGGAGGCATCAGCCAGAACACGCCTATAAATGTCAGCACTATCCTAAGAg AGTGTCGTCGCGGACGCGGCCCGACGCTGAGCGGCGCACGCGCAGCCTCGGCGCCGACAGCAAG CAAACGAACAAACAGATCAGTCTCCTGGTGGACAAGAACCAAACacagaaagaagaagaagaagttgaGATGGAGGAGGAGGAACGCGTGATATACGTCACATACGACGTGGAGGATTCTAACGAACCTGCCTTCACCATACTGGACCCTGAACAG GCGGAGAGCATGGAAGAGAGTAAAGTGGTGTCCACGTGCGAGTTGTACCCGTCTCTGTTGATGCCGGCGCTGGCGCACGAGGTCGACCTCGCCGACCACAGCGACGCCGAACAAACGCCT CagccggcggcggcggcggacgCGCTGCAGCTGTCGCTGGCGGCGGGCGGGCGCGCGCTGCGCCTGTTGTCCGCGCGCGGGGACTCCATCCCGCTCGAGATCGCGCCCTACCACCACCTCCAG gAAGTAGAGGAGGATACCGAAGAAACTATAGTACATCAGCTGAGCCTTCAAAAGACTGTACAGACCGATGGCTCCAGCCCCGTCACGCATTACTTCACTATTGTATAG
- the LOC128671162 gene encoding zinc finger and SCAN domain-containing protein 2-like isoform X2: MEVYLYNSTVCRLCGEENDNGTLLYSCEENNQTLSEIVNTYLPIKVLDDGQLPRTICPGCTIQLEATVEFLNLIIKGQKILRELHSQEKEYKKNIEFNNSTESNVITENIVYEINTSDGVYQVEHPIALQVEGLEKPKRKRGRPPKKLKSPEELAQEAAAKEQEIIAVKNDTEELSGKRRRKTPTRFREAVQGKELDRIFKEEGVTDGEESDNDTKPDIEPAARVPVSKEPEVIGHLEDSGELVVVVKGKGRGRPKGRMKQTREECAICGMQFSCVGRYMSHVAQHGPVVYQCPQCRGSFSTRLTFTEHQQATGHQGRNVLPCNAKTEQTQEGPQAEAPQVQEAADLPPVDNLISNVMASTSLPSLDPQPEIDIVEEEIEVTLTPEDPLTLNESATVDITPEKNEQNEQGKAGTAAKPRLKCNHCDKTFSNKQSKSMHIKATHQGERAYACASCGARFAYPRSLALHALAHRRARARGFACDLCGKVLNHPSSVVYHKEAEHAGQRYVCNKCGKSFKHKQLLQRHQLVHSQLRPYVCKTCNASFKTKANLINHQLLHSGVKKFSCEICKHKFAHKTSLTLHMRWHTGQKPYSCTICGKSFSQKGNLSEHLRIHTGEKPYHCALCPRRFTTSSQHRLHARRHQPEHAYKCQHYPKRVSSRTRPDAERRTRSLGADSKQTNKQISLLVDKNQTQKEEEEVEMEEEERVIYVTYDVEDSNEPAFTILDPEQAESMEESKVVSTCELYPSLLMPALAHEVDLADHSDAEQTPPAAAADALQLSLAAGGRALRLLSARGDSIPLEIAPYHHLQEVEEDTEETIVHQLSLQKTVQTDGSSPVTHYFTIV; this comes from the exons ATGGAAGTCTATCTCTATAATTCTACGGTTTGCAGATTATGTGGAGAAGAAAATGATAATGGCACATTACTTTATTCATgtgaagaaaataatcaaactttaagtgaaattgtaaatacatatCTGCCTATCAAG gtattggACGATGGACAATTGCCTCGCACAATCTGTCCTGGTTGTACCATCCAGTTGGAAGCCACTGTAGAGTTCCTGAACCTTATCATCAAAGGCCAA aaaatattaaGAGAACTCCATTCTCAAGAAAAGGAGTACAAGAAGAATATAGAATTCAACAATTCTACAGAGTCCAATGTTATTACTGAGAACATTGTATATGAAA TAAATACAAGTGATGGAGTGTATCAAGTGGAGCATCCCATTGCCCTCCAAGTGGAAGGGCTGGAGAAGCCGAAACGCAAGAGAGGCAGGCCTCCAAAGAAGCTCAAGAGTCCCGAGGAGCTGGCACAGGAGGCCGCTGCGAAGGAACAAGAAATTATTGCGGTGAAAAATGATACTGAAGAGCTCTCCGGCAAGAGGAGAAGGAAAACTCCTACTAGGTTTAGAGAAGCTGTAcag GGCAAAGAACTAGATCGTATATTCAAAGAAGAGGGAGTGACAGACGGGGAGGAGAGCGACAATGACACCAAGCCTGACATAGAACCGGCAGCCAGAGTGCCCGTGTCGAAGGAACCGGAAGTTATCGGCCACTTGGAGGACTCCGGGGAACTTGTGGTGGTTGTTAAAGGCAAGGGGCGCGGGAGACCTAAGG GCCGAATGAAGCAAACCCGCGAAGAGTGTGCCATCTGTGGCATGCAGTTCTCGTGCGTGGGCCGCTACATGTCCCACGTGGCCCAGCACGGGCCCGTGGTGTACCAGTGCCCGCAGTGCCGAGGCAGCTTCAGCACGAGGCTCACCTTCACGGAGCACCAGCAGGCCACGGGGCACCAGGGCCGGAACGTCTTACCCTGCAATGCT AAGACTGAACAAACCCAAGAGGGTCCTCAGGCTGAAGCCCCACAAGTCCAGGAGGCCGCAGACCTGCCGCCCGTGGACAACCTGATCAGCAACGTGATGGCTTCCACCAGCCTCCCCAGCCTGGACCCTCAGCCGGAGATTGATATTGTTGAGGAGGAGATTGAGGTGACCTTGACCCCTGAGGACCCTTTAACACTCAACG AATCTGCAACGGTGGACATTACTCCAGAGAAGAATGAGCAGAATGAACAAGGGAAAGCGGGCACTGCAGCCAAGCCGAGGTTGAAGTGCAATCACTGTGATAAGACATTCAGCAATAAGCAGAGCAAGTCTATGCATATTAAG GCGACGCACCAAGGCGAGCGAGCGTACGCGTGCGCGTCGTGCGGCGCGCGGTTCGCGTACCCGCGCTCGCTGGCGCTGCACGCGCTCGCGCaccgccgcgcgcgcgcccgcggcttcgcctgcgacCTCTGCGGCAAG GTCCTGAACCACCCGTCGTCGGTGGTGTACCACAAGGAAGCTGAGCACGCGGGGCAGCGCTACGTGTGCAACAAGTGCGGGAAGTCGTTCAAACACAAGCAGCTGCTGCAGCGGCACCAGCTGGTGCACTCGCAGCTGCGGCCCTACGTATGTAAG ACATGTAACGCGTCGTTCAAGACGAAAGCGAATCTCATAAACCACCAGCTGCTGCACTCGGGCGTCAAGAAGTTCTCCTGCGAGATCTGCAAACACAAGTTCGCGCACAAAACAAGTCTCACTTTACACATGAGGTGGCATACAG GTCAAAAACCGTACTCCTGCACGATATGCGGCAAGAGTTTCAGCCAGAAGGGCAACCTGTCCGAACACCTGCGCATACACACGGGCGAGAAGCCATACCACTGTGCGTTGTGTCCGCGGCGCTTCACAACCTCGTCACAGCACAGGCTCCACGCCAGGAGGCATCAGCCAGAACACGCCTATAAATGTCAGCACTATCCTAAGAg AGTGTCGTCGCGGACGCGGCCCGACGCTGAGCGGCGCACGCGCAGCCTCGGCGCCGACAGCAAG CAAACGAACAAACAGATCAGTCTCCTGGTGGACAAGAACCAAACacagaaagaagaagaagaagttgaGATGGAGGAGGAGGAACGCGTGATATACGTCACATACGACGTGGAGGATTCTAACGAACCTGCCTTCACCATACTGGACCCTGAACAG GCGGAGAGCATGGAAGAGAGTAAAGTGGTGTCCACGTGCGAGTTGTACCCGTCTCTGTTGATGCCGGCGCTGGCGCACGAGGTCGACCTCGCCGACCACAGCGACGCCGAACAAACGCCT ccggcggcggcggcggacgCGCTGCAGCTGTCGCTGGCGGCGGGCGGGCGCGCGCTGCGCCTGTTGTCCGCGCGCGGGGACTCCATCCCGCTCGAGATCGCGCCCTACCACCACCTCCAG gAAGTAGAGGAGGATACCGAAGAAACTATAGTACATCAGCTGAGCCTTCAAAAGACTGTACAGACCGATGGCTCCAGCCCCGTCACGCATTACTTCACTATTGTATAG
- the Tctp gene encoding translationally-controlled tumor protein homolog, translating into MRIYKDIITGDEMFSDTYKIKLVDEVIYEVTGKLVSRTMDDIKIEGFNPSAEEADEGTDSATETGVDIVLNHRLVETYAFGDKKSYTLYLKDYMKKLVAKLEEKSPDQVDVFKTNMNKVMKDILGRFKELQFFTGESMDCDGMVAMCEYREVDGNQIPILMFFKHGLEEEKF; encoded by the exons ATGAGAATTTATAAGGATATTATTACTG GTGACGAGATGTTCTCGGACACATACAAAATCAAGTTGGTCGACGAAGTAATTTACGAAGTCACTGGTAAACTTGTATCGAGGACGAtggatgatattaaaattgaggGGTTCAACCCTTCTGCTGAGGAAGCGGATGAGGGCACGGATTCGGCAACGGAGACCGGTGTAGACATAGTTCTAAACCACAGGCTAGTCGAAACATATGCCTTCGGTGACAAGAAATCCTACACGTTATACCTCAAAGACTACATGAAAAA ATTAGTAGCAAAATTGGAAGAGAAGTCGCCTGACCAAGTAGATGTTTTCAAAACGAACATGAACAAAGTAATGAAGGACATCCTCGGTAGGTTTAAGGAGCTCCAATTCTTCACTGGCGAATCCATGGACTGCGATGGCATGGTCGCCATGTGTGAATACAGAGAGGTTGATGGAAACCAGATTCCTATTTTGATGTTCTTCAAACACGGCCTAGAAGAAGAGAAATTCTAA
- the LOC128671162 gene encoding zinc finger and SCAN domain-containing protein 2-like isoform X3, giving the protein MEVYLYNSTVCRLCGEENDNGTLLYSCEENNQTLSEIVNTYLPIKVLDDGQLPRTICPGCTIQLEATVEFLNLIIKGQKILRELHSQEKEYKKNIEFNNSTESNVITENIVYEINTSDGVYQVEHPIALQVEGLEKPKRKRGRPPKKLKSPEELAQEAAAKEQEIIAVKNDTEELSGKRRRKTPTRFREAVQGKELDRIFKEEGVTDGEESDNDTKPDIEPAARVPVSKEPEVIGHLEDSGELVVVVKGKGRGRPKGRMKQTREECAICGMQFSCVGRYMSHVAQHGPVVYQCPQCRGSFSTRLTFTEHQQATGHQGRNVLPCNATEQTQEGPQAEAPQVQEAADLPPVDNLISNVMASTSLPSLDPQPEIDIVEEEIEVTLTPEDPLTLNESATVDITPEKNEQNEQGKAGTAAKPRLKCNHCDKTFSNKQSKSMHIKATHQGERAYACASCGARFAYPRSLALHALAHRRARARGFACDLCGKVLNHPSSVVYHKEAEHAGQRYVCNKCGKSFKHKQLLQRHQLVHSQLRPYVCKTCNASFKTKANLINHQLLHSGVKKFSCEICKHKFAHKTSLTLHMRWHTGQKPYSCTICGKSFSQKGNLSEHLRIHTGEKPYHCALCPRRFTTSSQHRLHARRHQPEHAYKCQHYPKRVSSRTRPDAERRTRSLGADSKQTNKQISLLVDKNQTQKEEEEVEMEEEERVIYVTYDVEDSNEPAFTILDPEQAESMEESKVVSTCELYPSLLMPALAHEVDLADHSDAEQTPQPAAAADALQLSLAAGGRALRLLSARGDSIPLEIAPYHHLQEVEEDTEETIVHQLSLQKTVQTDGSSPVTHYFTIV; this is encoded by the exons ATGGAAGTCTATCTCTATAATTCTACGGTTTGCAGATTATGTGGAGAAGAAAATGATAATGGCACATTACTTTATTCATgtgaagaaaataatcaaactttaagtgaaattgtaaatacatatCTGCCTATCAAG gtattggACGATGGACAATTGCCTCGCACAATCTGTCCTGGTTGTACCATCCAGTTGGAAGCCACTGTAGAGTTCCTGAACCTTATCATCAAAGGCCAA aaaatattaaGAGAACTCCATTCTCAAGAAAAGGAGTACAAGAAGAATATAGAATTCAACAATTCTACAGAGTCCAATGTTATTACTGAGAACATTGTATATGAAA TAAATACAAGTGATGGAGTGTATCAAGTGGAGCATCCCATTGCCCTCCAAGTGGAAGGGCTGGAGAAGCCGAAACGCAAGAGAGGCAGGCCTCCAAAGAAGCTCAAGAGTCCCGAGGAGCTGGCACAGGAGGCCGCTGCGAAGGAACAAGAAATTATTGCGGTGAAAAATGATACTGAAGAGCTCTCCGGCAAGAGGAGAAGGAAAACTCCTACTAGGTTTAGAGAAGCTGTAcag GGCAAAGAACTAGATCGTATATTCAAAGAAGAGGGAGTGACAGACGGGGAGGAGAGCGACAATGACACCAAGCCTGACATAGAACCGGCAGCCAGAGTGCCCGTGTCGAAGGAACCGGAAGTTATCGGCCACTTGGAGGACTCCGGGGAACTTGTGGTGGTTGTTAAAGGCAAGGGGCGCGGGAGACCTAAGG GCCGAATGAAGCAAACCCGCGAAGAGTGTGCCATCTGTGGCATGCAGTTCTCGTGCGTGGGCCGCTACATGTCCCACGTGGCCCAGCACGGGCCCGTGGTGTACCAGTGCCCGCAGTGCCGAGGCAGCTTCAGCACGAGGCTCACCTTCACGGAGCACCAGCAGGCCACGGGGCACCAGGGCCGGAACGTCTTACCCTGCAATGCT ACTGAACAAACCCAAGAGGGTCCTCAGGCTGAAGCCCCACAAGTCCAGGAGGCCGCAGACCTGCCGCCCGTGGACAACCTGATCAGCAACGTGATGGCTTCCACCAGCCTCCCCAGCCTGGACCCTCAGCCGGAGATTGATATTGTTGAGGAGGAGATTGAGGTGACCTTGACCCCTGAGGACCCTTTAACACTCAACG AATCTGCAACGGTGGACATTACTCCAGAGAAGAATGAGCAGAATGAACAAGGGAAAGCGGGCACTGCAGCCAAGCCGAGGTTGAAGTGCAATCACTGTGATAAGACATTCAGCAATAAGCAGAGCAAGTCTATGCATATTAAG GCGACGCACCAAGGCGAGCGAGCGTACGCGTGCGCGTCGTGCGGCGCGCGGTTCGCGTACCCGCGCTCGCTGGCGCTGCACGCGCTCGCGCaccgccgcgcgcgcgcccgcggcttcgcctgcgacCTCTGCGGCAAG GTCCTGAACCACCCGTCGTCGGTGGTGTACCACAAGGAAGCTGAGCACGCGGGGCAGCGCTACGTGTGCAACAAGTGCGGGAAGTCGTTCAAACACAAGCAGCTGCTGCAGCGGCACCAGCTGGTGCACTCGCAGCTGCGGCCCTACGTATGTAAG ACATGTAACGCGTCGTTCAAGACGAAAGCGAATCTCATAAACCACCAGCTGCTGCACTCGGGCGTCAAGAAGTTCTCCTGCGAGATCTGCAAACACAAGTTCGCGCACAAAACAAGTCTCACTTTACACATGAGGTGGCATACAG GTCAAAAACCGTACTCCTGCACGATATGCGGCAAGAGTTTCAGCCAGAAGGGCAACCTGTCCGAACACCTGCGCATACACACGGGCGAGAAGCCATACCACTGTGCGTTGTGTCCGCGGCGCTTCACAACCTCGTCACAGCACAGGCTCCACGCCAGGAGGCATCAGCCAGAACACGCCTATAAATGTCAGCACTATCCTAAGAg AGTGTCGTCGCGGACGCGGCCCGACGCTGAGCGGCGCACGCGCAGCCTCGGCGCCGACAGCAAG CAAACGAACAAACAGATCAGTCTCCTGGTGGACAAGAACCAAACacagaaagaagaagaagaagttgaGATGGAGGAGGAGGAACGCGTGATATACGTCACATACGACGTGGAGGATTCTAACGAACCTGCCTTCACCATACTGGACCCTGAACAG GCGGAGAGCATGGAAGAGAGTAAAGTGGTGTCCACGTGCGAGTTGTACCCGTCTCTGTTGATGCCGGCGCTGGCGCACGAGGTCGACCTCGCCGACCACAGCGACGCCGAACAAACGCCT CagccggcggcggcggcggacgCGCTGCAGCTGTCGCTGGCGGCGGGCGGGCGCGCGCTGCGCCTGTTGTCCGCGCGCGGGGACTCCATCCCGCTCGAGATCGCGCCCTACCACCACCTCCAG gAAGTAGAGGAGGATACCGAAGAAACTATAGTACATCAGCTGAGCCTTCAAAAGACTGTACAGACCGATGGCTCCAGCCCCGTCACGCATTACTTCACTATTGTATAG